In Neofelis nebulosa isolate mNeoNeb1 chromosome 7, mNeoNeb1.pri, whole genome shotgun sequence, the following proteins share a genomic window:
- the FES gene encoding tyrosine-protein kinase Fes/Fps isoform X1, translating into MGFSSELCSPQGHGAVQQMQEAELRLLEGMRKWMAQRVKSDREYAGLLHHMSLQDGGGRGTGPSSPISQSWAEITSQTEGLSRLLRQHAEDLNSGPLSKLGLLIRERQQLRKTYSEQWQQLQQELTKTHNQDIEKLKSQYRALARDSAQARRKYQEASKDKDRDKAKDKYVRSLWKLFAHHNRYVLGVRAAQLHHHHHHQLMLPGLLQSLQDLHQEMACILKEILQEYLEISSLVQDEVVAIHLEMAAAVARIQPEAEYQGFLRQYGSTPDVPPCVTFDESLLEEGEPLEPGELQLNELTVESVQHTLTSVTDELTVATQTVLSRQEVVAQLQRELQNEEQNTHPRERVQLLAKKQVLQEALQALQVALCSQAKLQAQRELLQAKLEQLGPGEPPPVLLLQDDRHSTSSSEQEREGGRTPTLEILKSHISGIFRPKFSLPPPLQLVPEVQKPLHEQLWYHGALPRAEVAELLTHSGDFLVRESQGKQEYVLSVLWDGQPRHFIIQSADNLYRLEGDGFASIPLLVDHLLRSQQPLTKKSGIVLNRAVPKDKWVLNHEDLVLGEQIGRGNFGEVFSGRLRADNTLVAVKSCRETLPPDIKAKFLQEAKILKQYNHPNIVRLIGVCTQKQPIYIVMELVQGGDFLTFLRTEGARLRMKTLLQMVGDAAAGMEYLESKCCIHRDLAARNCLVTEKNVLKISDFGMSREEADGVYAASGGLRQVPVKWTAPEALNYGRYSSESDVWSFGILLWETFSLGASPYPNLSNQQTREFVEKGGRLPCPELCPDAVFRLMEQCWAYEPGQRPSFSAIYQELQSIRKRHR; encoded by the exons ATGGGCTTCTCCTCCGAGCTGTGCAGCCCCCAAGGCCATGGGGCAGTACAGCAGATGCAGGAGGCTGAGCTGCGGTTGCTGGAGGGCATGAGGAAGTGGATGGCCCAGCGGGTCAAGAGTGACAGGGAATATGCAGGGCTGCTGCACCACATGTCGCTGCAGGACGGCGGAGGCCGGGGCACGGGCCCCTCTAGCCCCATCAGCCAG TCCTGGGCAGAGATCACCAGCCAGACGGAGGGCCTGAGCCGGTTGCTGAGGCAGCACGCGGAGGATCTGAACTCGGGGCCCCTGAGTAAGCTGGGCCTGCTGATCCGGGAGCGGCAGCAGCTGCGCAAGACCTACAGCGAGCAGTGGCAGCAGCTCCAGCAGGAGCTCACCAAG accCACAACCAGGACATCGAGAAGCTGAAGAGCCAGTACCGAGCCCTGGCACGGGACAGCGCCCAGGCCCGGCGCAAGTACCAGGAGGCCAGCAAAG ACAAAGACCGCGACAAGGCCAAGGACAAGTATGTGCGCAGCCTGTGGAAGCTCTTTGCTCACCACAACCGCTACGTGCTGGGCGTGCGGGCCGCGCAgctgcaccaccaccaccaccaccagctcATGCTCCCCGGCCTGCTGCAGTCGCTACAGGACCTGCACCAGGAGATGGCATGCATCCT gaaggaaatcctgcaggAGTACCTGGAGATCAGCAGCCTGGTGCAGGACGAGGTGGTGGCCATTCACCTGGAGATGGCTGCGGCTGTCGCCCGCATCCAGCCCGAGGCCGAGTACCAAGGCTTCCTGCGACAGTATGG GTCCACACCTGACGTCCCACCCTGCGTCACCTTTGATGAGTCACTTCTCGAGGAGGGAGAACCGCTGGAGCCCGGGGAGCTGCAGCTGAACGAGCTGACCGTGGAGAGCGTGCAGCACAC GCTGACCTCGGTGACGGATGAGCTGACCGTGGCCACCCAGACGGTGCTCAGCCGGCAGGAAGTGGTCGCTCAGCTGCAGCGCGAGCTCCAGAATGAGGAGCAGAACACCCACCCCCGGGAGCG GGTGCAGCTGCTGGCCAAGAAGCAGGTGTTGCAAGAGGCGCTGCAGGCGCTGCAGGTGGCGTTGTGCAGCCAGGCCAAGCTGCAGGCCCAGCGGGAGCTGCTGCAGGCCAAGCTGGAGCAGCTGGGCCCTGGCGAGCCCCCGCCCGTCCTGCTCCTGCAGGATGACCGCCACTCCACGTCGTCCTCG GAGCAGGAGCGAGAAGGGGGAAGGACACCCACCTTGGAGATCCTTAAGAGCCACATCTCAGGAATCTTCCGCCCCAAGTTCTCG ctccctccacccctgcagCTCGTACCAGAGGTGCAGAAGCCCCTGCACGAGCAGCTGTGGTACCACGGGGCCCTCCCACGGGCAGAGGTGGCTGAGCTGTTGACGCACTCTGGGGACTTTCTGGTGCGCGAGAGCCAGGGCAAGCAGGAATATGTGCTGTCAGTGCTGTGGGACGGCCAGCCCCGCCACTTCATCATCCAGTCCGCTGAC aACCTCTACCGACTGGAAGGAGACGGCTTTGCGAGCATCCCCTTGCTCGTCGACCACCTGCTGCGCTCCCAGCAGCCCCTCACCAAGAAGAGCGGTATTGTCCTCAACAGGGCTGTGCCCAAG gacaAGTGGGTGCTAAACCACGAGGACCTGGTGTTGGGTGAGCAGATCGGGCGG GGGAACTTTGGAGAAGTGTTCAGTGGACGCCTGAGGGCCGACAACACTCTGGTGGCCGTGAAATCTTGTCGCGAGACGCTCCCACCTGACATCAAGGCCAAGTTTCTTCAGGAAGCAAA GATCCTGAAGCAGTACAACCACCCCAACATCGTGCGTCTCATCGGCGTCTGCACCCAGAAGCAGCCCATCTACATCGTCATGGAGCTCGTGCAGG GGGGCGACTTCCTGACCTTCCTGAGGACGGAGGGAGCCCGCCTGCGGATGAAGACGCTGCTGCAGATGGTGGGCGACGCGGCCGCGGGCATGGAGTACCTGGAGAGCAAGTGCTGCATCCACCG GGACCTAGCTGCCCGGAACTGCCTGGTGACGGAGAAGAACGTCCTGAAGATCAGTGACTTCGGGATGTCCCGGGAGGAAGCCGATGGGGTCTACGCGGCCTCAGGGGGCCTCAGACAAGTTCCGGTGAAGTGGACGGCACCTGAGGCTCTTAACTACG GCCGCTACTCCTCTGAGAGCGACGTGTGGAGCTTCGGCATCTTGCTGTGGGAGACCTTCAGCCTGGGCGCCTCCCCCTACCCCAACCTCAGCAATCAGCAGACCCGCGAGTTCGTGGAAAAGG GTGGCCGCCTGCCCTGCCCCGAGCTGTGCCCCGACGCTGTGTTCAGGCTCATGGAGCAGTGCTGGGCCTACGAGCCCGGGCAGCGGCCCAGCTTCAGCGCCATCTACCAGGAGCTGCAGAGCATCCGAAAGCGGCATCGGTGA
- the FES gene encoding tyrosine-protein kinase Fes/Fps isoform X2: MGFSSELCSPQGHGAVQQMQEAELRLLEGMRKWMAQRVKSDREYAGLLHHMSLQDGGGRGTGPSSPISQSWAEITSQTEGLSRLLRQHAEDLNSGPLSKLGLLIRERQQLRKTYSEQWQQLQQELTKTHNQDIEKLKSQYRALARDSAQARRKYQEASKDKDRDKAKDKYVRSLWKLFAHHNRYVLGVRAAQLHHHHHHQLMLPGLLQSLQDLHQEMACILSTPDVPPCVTFDESLLEEGEPLEPGELQLNELTVESVQHTLTSVTDELTVATQTVLSRQEVVAQLQRELQNEEQNTHPRERVQLLAKKQVLQEALQALQVALCSQAKLQAQRELLQAKLEQLGPGEPPPVLLLQDDRHSTSSSEQEREGGRTPTLEILKSHISGIFRPKFSLPPPLQLVPEVQKPLHEQLWYHGALPRAEVAELLTHSGDFLVRESQGKQEYVLSVLWDGQPRHFIIQSADNLYRLEGDGFASIPLLVDHLLRSQQPLTKKSGIVLNRAVPKDKWVLNHEDLVLGEQIGRGNFGEVFSGRLRADNTLVAVKSCRETLPPDIKAKFLQEAKILKQYNHPNIVRLIGVCTQKQPIYIVMELVQGGDFLTFLRTEGARLRMKTLLQMVGDAAAGMEYLESKCCIHRDLAARNCLVTEKNVLKISDFGMSREEADGVYAASGGLRQVPVKWTAPEALNYGRYSSESDVWSFGILLWETFSLGASPYPNLSNQQTREFVEKGGRLPCPELCPDAVFRLMEQCWAYEPGQRPSFSAIYQELQSIRKRHR; the protein is encoded by the exons ATGGGCTTCTCCTCCGAGCTGTGCAGCCCCCAAGGCCATGGGGCAGTACAGCAGATGCAGGAGGCTGAGCTGCGGTTGCTGGAGGGCATGAGGAAGTGGATGGCCCAGCGGGTCAAGAGTGACAGGGAATATGCAGGGCTGCTGCACCACATGTCGCTGCAGGACGGCGGAGGCCGGGGCACGGGCCCCTCTAGCCCCATCAGCCAG TCCTGGGCAGAGATCACCAGCCAGACGGAGGGCCTGAGCCGGTTGCTGAGGCAGCACGCGGAGGATCTGAACTCGGGGCCCCTGAGTAAGCTGGGCCTGCTGATCCGGGAGCGGCAGCAGCTGCGCAAGACCTACAGCGAGCAGTGGCAGCAGCTCCAGCAGGAGCTCACCAAG accCACAACCAGGACATCGAGAAGCTGAAGAGCCAGTACCGAGCCCTGGCACGGGACAGCGCCCAGGCCCGGCGCAAGTACCAGGAGGCCAGCAAAG ACAAAGACCGCGACAAGGCCAAGGACAAGTATGTGCGCAGCCTGTGGAAGCTCTTTGCTCACCACAACCGCTACGTGCTGGGCGTGCGGGCCGCGCAgctgcaccaccaccaccaccaccagctcATGCTCCCCGGCCTGCTGCAGTCGCTACAGGACCTGCACCAGGAGATGGCATGCATCCT GTCCACACCTGACGTCCCACCCTGCGTCACCTTTGATGAGTCACTTCTCGAGGAGGGAGAACCGCTGGAGCCCGGGGAGCTGCAGCTGAACGAGCTGACCGTGGAGAGCGTGCAGCACAC GCTGACCTCGGTGACGGATGAGCTGACCGTGGCCACCCAGACGGTGCTCAGCCGGCAGGAAGTGGTCGCTCAGCTGCAGCGCGAGCTCCAGAATGAGGAGCAGAACACCCACCCCCGGGAGCG GGTGCAGCTGCTGGCCAAGAAGCAGGTGTTGCAAGAGGCGCTGCAGGCGCTGCAGGTGGCGTTGTGCAGCCAGGCCAAGCTGCAGGCCCAGCGGGAGCTGCTGCAGGCCAAGCTGGAGCAGCTGGGCCCTGGCGAGCCCCCGCCCGTCCTGCTCCTGCAGGATGACCGCCACTCCACGTCGTCCTCG GAGCAGGAGCGAGAAGGGGGAAGGACACCCACCTTGGAGATCCTTAAGAGCCACATCTCAGGAATCTTCCGCCCCAAGTTCTCG ctccctccacccctgcagCTCGTACCAGAGGTGCAGAAGCCCCTGCACGAGCAGCTGTGGTACCACGGGGCCCTCCCACGGGCAGAGGTGGCTGAGCTGTTGACGCACTCTGGGGACTTTCTGGTGCGCGAGAGCCAGGGCAAGCAGGAATATGTGCTGTCAGTGCTGTGGGACGGCCAGCCCCGCCACTTCATCATCCAGTCCGCTGAC aACCTCTACCGACTGGAAGGAGACGGCTTTGCGAGCATCCCCTTGCTCGTCGACCACCTGCTGCGCTCCCAGCAGCCCCTCACCAAGAAGAGCGGTATTGTCCTCAACAGGGCTGTGCCCAAG gacaAGTGGGTGCTAAACCACGAGGACCTGGTGTTGGGTGAGCAGATCGGGCGG GGGAACTTTGGAGAAGTGTTCAGTGGACGCCTGAGGGCCGACAACACTCTGGTGGCCGTGAAATCTTGTCGCGAGACGCTCCCACCTGACATCAAGGCCAAGTTTCTTCAGGAAGCAAA GATCCTGAAGCAGTACAACCACCCCAACATCGTGCGTCTCATCGGCGTCTGCACCCAGAAGCAGCCCATCTACATCGTCATGGAGCTCGTGCAGG GGGGCGACTTCCTGACCTTCCTGAGGACGGAGGGAGCCCGCCTGCGGATGAAGACGCTGCTGCAGATGGTGGGCGACGCGGCCGCGGGCATGGAGTACCTGGAGAGCAAGTGCTGCATCCACCG GGACCTAGCTGCCCGGAACTGCCTGGTGACGGAGAAGAACGTCCTGAAGATCAGTGACTTCGGGATGTCCCGGGAGGAAGCCGATGGGGTCTACGCGGCCTCAGGGGGCCTCAGACAAGTTCCGGTGAAGTGGACGGCACCTGAGGCTCTTAACTACG GCCGCTACTCCTCTGAGAGCGACGTGTGGAGCTTCGGCATCTTGCTGTGGGAGACCTTCAGCCTGGGCGCCTCCCCCTACCCCAACCTCAGCAATCAGCAGACCCGCGAGTTCGTGGAAAAGG GTGGCCGCCTGCCCTGCCCCGAGCTGTGCCCCGACGCTGTGTTCAGGCTCATGGAGCAGTGCTGGGCCTACGAGCCCGGGCAGCGGCCCAGCTTCAGCGCCATCTACCAGGAGCTGCAGAGCATCCGAAAGCGGCATCGGTGA